The Ahaetulla prasina isolate Xishuangbanna chromosome 13, ASM2864084v1, whole genome shotgun sequence genomic interval AATGATTGTTCTGTGTCCCGTCCCAGTTTTGCCCGCCGGGAATCTTCCACCCTCAGTGCAACAAgggagctgggggtgggggagtggggaaagagagaggacaaATTGGCAGTTGTTCCCAGCACATCTGGCACAGAAGCAGCTTTCTCTGTCCTCATGGACACTTGGTGACATTCTTCTTCTCCCAACTGTTTTCATGGCAGTTTTCACTTCCTTGGGATTCATTCCATCGAGTCAGGTGTTTTCCTTGGATATCCTCCTCTTCCTAGCATGCTCTCCCTGGACTTGCCCCTCCACCTGGCCTCCTCATCAGCTGTAGAGGCCATGCAGGAATCGGGAAGAACCATTTTGGCTTTCATTGCAAAGGACGTCAGTGTCCTGTAAATGAATATCAGACCGCTGGGCCTTCTGACTCGATATTACTACACCATTAGTAGCAACTCTCCAGAATCGCATGCAAAGAAAAGCCTCTTTCAGCTTTTCTTACTACCAGTTTAATGTTAACGGAAGGTGTCTTCCAGGTTCATCCATCCAAAGGATAACCAAAAGCAGAATGCTGCGTAAGACAAATgtggagtggagaaggagaaCCAGGGAACAGTTTAGACCACTAAATGTTTATTAATACAAGTCACCTATTAATGCAAACATCACCAGCACAAAAGAAATCATTTTACTTCTGCGTTTCGGTCTGCGTGGATGGTCTGCGTAATCCAAGCCGAATGGAATTCCACCTGAGAATTCAGAAGAGTCTCAGAGCACCGATGCTTCcactgggggaaggggggggggcactGCTTGGCATACTCTCACACTTTCTGAAAATGTGACTGTCATTGCAAAGATCTGCTTTTAGGTGATGAAATATTTCAAGCCACCATTATAGCTTTTCCTTCTGTACTCAAGCCTTGGCTTAAGCCTTGGTTCAGATTTTCACAACAGGAATGACACGAAAATCTCACAAGTGCTTGAAGCATCGTCTCTGGCCAATATACCTCTGTGTGTTCATTCCCAGTCGCACTTTGCCTTTTGACCTCCAAAATAAGCAGATGAAGATGACCTGTTTTTTGGCTCAATCCAAAAAGGGAATGCCAAGACAGGATTCTTCCAGGTTGCCTTCTTCTCACTGAGCGTTCAAGAACCATTGTAAAGGTAAAAGCCTTGTGTAGGGCTCACAGTGTTTACGGCCAGGGGTTTCTTCTTTTGGAGCTCCGATTCTGTGTGGATTGTCCATCAAAACTGCCATCGTACCGCATAGGACTTTTCCTGGTGAGCTACAATATCACAATCCAGTTTGGTTTCTTGGCATCCGAGTCACTTTTCTCCATGGTATGTAATGGATCCTGCCCCTTTTTGTGCTGGGTGACCCCCATCTATCATCGTCCAATGAATCTGAGACTAAATGTGGAGAACAGCTCATGGGCCATAACCTAGAGACAGTGTGATGCAGTTGGTTAGGGGAAGGTTGCGCTAAAAGTGGACTCTGCAAACAGTTTCTCAAATAAGGAACTTCTTTTCACACCTTCCTTCCAGGTACATCCTGTCCTCCCATCTCTTAACCAGCCTGAGGTGGGAAAATCCGCTACCAGAACAAGGAGCTAAATGTTCTCCCTATAATTAGTCAACACCAActtgatttttcttctttcagtctTACTAAGTGCCAATTTCATATCACAAAGGTTCACAAAATACATAAACTTCTATgtagaaattttattttacttcactCTATTCTGATGTAATAGGATGGAACTTCTGGGCACTTGAGAAAACAATACCTAAGAAATATCAAGAGAACAATTTTGCTTGTATGCTGCTGGAAATCCTATAAAATGTTGGATCTGACAGCTGGTACCTCCTCTGGCAGGCCCTAAAATGGTCAAACTGCTGTATTTCAGAGCTGCCTCTCCCACTGCAGACCTTTCCTGAATTTTTGCAGAAAATCATAAATCCAGGCTATATCCCAGAAGATATACTAAACCCTGATCTGGATGTGCACATTCAAGTCAGCTCTTCTAGAATTTCTTCTGGAAACTTATGTGAGGTGTGAGAACGTCACCACAGAGCAGGAGAAGTTGTTCTTCCTGGATGTTAATCTGCTCTTGGAGTTTTTCCCTAGGAGCTCTAACCATCAGCTAGATCACTTGACCCATTGTATGGACACATTACAGATTTTCCACACGGTGCGCGACTCACCTCCTCAACCATGTGCTTGACTTTTTTCTGCTGGCACAGAACCATGTCGTCCAAGTGCCGTATTCGTTCTCGGAGACTGTCCGTAATTTCCTCCAGCTTGAGAGACCTGACCAAGGAAATAGGCCCATAAAAAATCAACTGGTTCTTTAACGGCTTTCAAGAGTTCTGGCCTGAGATTTTCTTTTCTCTGCTAAGCTTTCTCAATGATCCTGCACTTTCTGCTTCTTGTTTTCCAGAATAGAGTCCAGCTTGCTCTGATCACTGTCACCTTCCCAGGCCTCCCAGGATGGGAGCAGGACATCCAGACATATCCCTCTTCCAACTGAGTAGCCTCCCCAAGAGAACCAGAAGACCAAGTTCCCAACAGGTGATCTTACCTTGGTTGGCTGGACTGGTCATAAAGATCCAATCCTTGTAGTTGCACTTCATACTCTATTAATTGTTTTTGCAACTGATGCCGTTCCTGAAGGGATAAATATAGAGGGAAATGAATACATTTTGCTTTAATTAACAACTCAGCCTCCCTCAGTAGCCATAATGCCAACCAAGTAAGTGATGGCATTGACTTTTCAAAGCAACATTTAGTGCTGTGACTAAAGTTACCCGTCTGGAGACTGTCAGGGTACCGCATTTCACTTCTCTCTCTCATAGATATTATTGCAGTCTGTGAATGTTGTAGCTTTTATACAGCTGTTGTCAATTTATATTCCAAACAAAAGGGGGAATTTTCCCCATCGCCTTAAAATTGCCTGTGAATCTTCTAGAGCACAGATTTCAAACTTGTGACGTCAcgttgtcgtcacgtgacgtatcgcaacttgatgtatccagcccatgggctgcgagtttgatacccctgttctagagcaagaATCTACCCAGGCAAATTGCAAGGACTGCCCTCTAACAGCCATTCAAACCATGGCTTGATGACCTCCCTGGAGTTGCATATTGGTCCTCAAATAAAGAAATGACTCCACAATCTCAACAGGACAATCCTTTTCCAGCCAATCTCTCCCTGTAGACCCTGCCTGTCAAATAAATGAAAGCAGCACTGAAAAGGCACTGAGGGGTCCGAAGGCCTCAaccaagaaagaggaagagacctAAGAAAAAGTGCACTTTTACGCTCtgaaaagggaagagagagagagaatctgctACAACCAGTTCAGCAGCCCTGCCTTTCCGGTGGCCTGGATTATCTGGGCAGCAGGACTTGTTTTCCTAAGCAAATGGTGAGTTCCTAAGAGTTACAAGTCTGCTGATACATCATTCTGGTTTCTGAAAACTCATCCCACTCTATGGGATCATTGAAGTGACACAATCTTTCGCCCACCTACATTGTCCATTCTTGCTACAGTTGGTGGACTCGGCAGCTACTTGGAGGCTGGGCCCCTCCCCTTCCAAGAataccccatggaaagaaaggaTGACCCCCCGCCCCTCTCTGCCTTCCAGCTGCAAAAGGGATGTTTTGTCTGCAGACTACCTACAAAGCCATTTGATCAATGAATAATCTCTCTAGAATATGGAGGAAAACGATGAAAAGGGCTGTCCCTGGCCTTCATGCTACATACGTGAAATATTGTGGACTGCAAAAATTCGGGggattttaatctttatttttcaaAGTGCAAAAAGCATGGAATAAATACCTCCAACACACCTGTACCCTTATATTTAGAGAAAGACTTAAGTGATGTTCTTACATTTTCCATGCGCTGAATGAGTCGATCCAGCTCTCCAATTCGTTGATCTTTTTCCTGCAAACTTGTCTCTGTAAGTCTCATCTTCTTATTGGCATCCTCAATGGCCATAAGTAAACGATTTGTTTCCAACTTTCAAGAGAAAAACACATCAGATCACCTTCCCCCAACAGGCGAGTCCAAGGCCACTTGCTGCCTGGCTTCTAACACGAGATTGTTCCCCTCTTTTCCCAAATCCTAAGAACTGCTTGCAGCAACAAGAAGCAACCCATTCCTGGTCTTCCACAAATCTGTTTCCCCGTTCCTCCTGGCTAGACCCCAACCATAATTTATTCCCAATGATTTTACGGCTGTTAAAATCTCCAGGGAAAGGAAGTGAATTTGTACAGAATTGTAGAAAAGACACCCCCTCTTACCACCCAGTTCCCCATATGCTTATTTTAAAACTATCAGTTTTCTCATAGCTGGGAAACCTGAGCTTTCTTCTCGGCTAAAGTCAGCTTAACTCATAGCTGAGTTTAATGAGACTGACTTCCAGATAATATGCACAAAGCCACTTCATCCCTAAGGATCCCTAAGTTTGCTTAGGGATCCTTATTGCTCACCCATTATCTTTTTTGTTCTTAAAACTTTGGAAAGTCATATTTTAAGAGAGGAGATTCTGCATTAAGTAAAACTTTTTCTGTACACtgaaagcgtatgcaccaagacaaatcccttgtgtgtccaatcacacttggccaataaaagattctactctactctactctactctactctactctactctactctactctactccactccactccactccactccactccactccactccactccactccactccactccactctatcacTCTTCTGTACAACTGAAAATTGTATAAAAGCACAGATGTCCTTTACACCCTCCAACAAGAGCCCCATTCAAACTGGTAATTTAGCAAAATTAATTTCTACTGTTAATCTTTGGGACATTGAAAACTCCTGTTCACAGACTGCACCCTGATTTGCACTAACGGTGGCAGCCCTTCCGAAGGGAATGTCAGAGCGTCCCACGTACAAGGAGAGTTTCTTTCTCAAATTTATGTTTCTGTTCTTCTTCTTGAAGCTTTTCCTCATACTGACTGTATAGTTTCCTGGTCATCTCTCTCATGACTTCTGCATTTGCTTCTTGTGAGCCTTCcacctatttaaaaaaatagaaagaaagggcGGGGGGATGGGGGGGCACGACTCTACTTAATGAAACAAATGCAAGAGAGAAATAGATGCCGCTCATAGAAAATCAACTTTGTTTACGGCAGCCAAATGGATCTGAGTAAATGGGAGGGCTAATAAGCACCCTGCCTTTGCACAAATCCAGGCGATGTCTGCAAGGCTTCTGCCCCTTGTTTACACACTGGGTGAACTTCAAGTGGTAATAGTAGCACATGGCCTTTTGTCTGTGATGTGGCTTCTGTTCCTCTTGCTTGcatggagtgggtgggtgggcagaaggAAATGTGGCAAAATCTGCTAGTTGCAAGTCAAGAATAGTGCAACTCAGCCCCTCCTGTGGGAAAACGGCCGCCTTGGGCCTCCAGGGCAAGCTGAATGCGGGACCCTGAAATCCCATATTGCCTAAACAGCACTGGAAGCAGGAATGTGGGCAAGTTTGGAGATTAAGTCTTGCCCATTCATCCTTCTTTGCTTCTGAGCCAGAATGCTTCCAACCATGGTTTTGGACGGCTCTCCTGGGAACTGCCGTCCGGGACAGGCATTCCCGCCACTCACCTTGAGACGGAGCAGTTCGTTTTCCACCTTGGCAGTTTCCAgttgcttttgtttttccttcagtttttccatggactgttcGTGAGTTTGTTTCAGGTTCTGTATCTGGTCACGTATAACTGTATTCTCCAAAGTAACATCAACTAAGGTTTTCTGAAAACGGttgcaataaaatacaaaattattttacAACTGCTTGACAAAAATTAGGATGAATCCTTTTTTTTCAGATGCACTTTTGGGCAAGAACTGCAAAGAACTATCTAACTCTCCTGGATTTCTTAAGAAGGGAAATGTACAAAATGCATGTTATATTGGAAGAGGGCAGCAAATCATCTTCTAGCTTAAATCCATCCAGGATTTATTGACTTATTTAAATCCAGCGGACTCTGGGTGATGAATGACCCAGGAAACATTGTTAAGACTCGAAACGGGGTTGTGTGACTGGAGGGAAGGAGAGTAACAGAGGACATCAACATTCTTTGGAAGCTGGGTggtatgaatgaataaataaataaacatccacCTTGCACATTTTCTGTTTATTACGTTTGTATACTGCCATGCTAAAACATATACTCTCAGTTCTACGGTCAATTCTGCCACATGTTTAAATACAGCACATTGACCTTGCAAATTTCCAAGTGTTAGAAAATAAAACCTGTGAGTTAAGTTAATAAATCAATACCATATCTTTGGATTAGTACTGTGAATAAAGCCTAGGAATTTTCAGCACAATATCCTTTTATAAACAAAGCCATTTCTATAGAGCAAGGAAGCCAACTTTCAGCATGCTGAATTTAAGATTCAAACCTTTCCCTCTATGGACAGGGCTGCAGACCAGGCCCTGCCCCCTGCTGACCCAACAGAGTGGGGGAGGAACTGGGTGGGCTTTATTAGCAACTTACCTGCAGCTCAATGGATGCCGAGGTCAGTGAACTGCTCATTTCGCGGAAACTCTCCAGGGCTGCCTCATGCACCTGGATGTGGTTTTCTAGGGATGCCTGCTCAGCGTGTGATACCTGCAGAAATAATGCCAGATTTGAGTTTTAGGAAGCAGGAATTGCACAGGGGCAACAGGCAGGCTTGCTTTGGAATTAACACCCTCATCCAAGGACTTTCATTGGAAGCccataaaagaaaaagcaagcttGGTACATTTCCCAGAGCACAAATTGCTGGCAGGGAAGTGAGGCCAGAGCCTGTTTCACAAAACGAGTCAAGCCATCTTCCTCTGGGATAAGCTGCTGAATCCATAGATTCTCGCTAACTCCCCAAGGAGCTGCTGCTGACCATCCATGGCAGTCCACCAACATCTGGCAGGGACAAGAAGCAGCTCCATATATCCAAATAAAATATTCCCTTTAAAGAGACACTGAAGAAAAGGTTCAAGTACAAATCCTAACCCAGGTGGACTTCAGGAAAAAGATTTATGAAAAATATGTGATGTTTCGCCAGTTCTTGTGCTCCCTATTGGAGATCTGGAATAGAGGTAGCTCTTTGGCATGTCAAAGGAAAGTAACGCGGCTTGAAGGTAAGAGAAGCAGAAATCTGCAAGCCAGACCAGGCAGTGCCAGGCTGCCAAAGAAGGGGTCCGCACACTGAACGGGCACATGCCATCATGGCCTGCCAATGCAAAAGCCATCGGAGTGTAAAGGATGCTTCAACAAAGGGATCCATATTTTccataaacaaataaatcaattGCTTTGTAAAACGTTTGATCGCTCAAGACCTGTGCGGATCTAGGCCAGCGCAGGAGCAGTCTcttgagaaagagatgagagaatttTTCTTGAGAAAGGGATGAGAGAgattttgcgaagcttcttctccggtaacattgtactgcaaactagggcatataaaacctttgtcaGACCAATTCtccaatacagctcatctgcctggaatccatactgtatatattctgtatatacattaacacagtggttcccaaccagtgtgccgcggcactaaggggtgccgtgagatcttttgagggtgccgggaacttttgagctacggagattttaaatatctatttccttataagggtgccgggaacttttgaaaggctttccaagggtgcctcaaacaagaaaaggttgtgcctcaaacaagaaaaggttgggaaccactgcattaacacaattgagcgagtccagaggtactTCACGAGAagaatactccactcctctgctcacaacagaatatcttatgccaccaggctcaaaattttggAATTGGAAAacctagaactacgccacctacggtctgacctaagtgtagtacacaaaattgtctgctacaacgtcctacctgtcaatgactacttcagcttcaaccgcaacaatacacgggcaaacaatagatacaaactcaaggtaaaccgctccaaactcgattgcagaaaatatgacttcagcaacagggtggtcaatgcctggaatgctcaacctgactccgttgttacagcttcaaccttaaactgtcttccgtggacctcaccacattcctaagaagtcCATAAAGGGGCCGTGCATAAGCGCTCCAGCGTGCCTGCTGTCCCTGTCCCACTGTCCCCATTTACTGGTACTCATTCCTAGTTCatctccatgtttatacttatacctgttatctagtacatgtttgacaaattaactaaaaataaagataaaaagacCACCTCCGCTGGGATGAGGAAGCTGCCACTGGGGAGGCTCCCAACCACCCTCAGAAAGCATCCGCTTGGTAAGAAGTGAAGCCGGAGCGTCAGACCCCAACACAGACGGTCTGGAGGCGCACAAAGCGGAAAGGAAGAAGTTCGCTGCTCAGCCACTGTTCAGGTCCAGCTGCACTTACCGTCAGCTCACTTGAGAGTGTCTGGATTTTGCGTTTCATTTCATCGTATTCTCCATACATTTTGTTTCTTACTCTTTCCAATGTTAATCTCACCTGGAACAGCAAGGTTACAATACATAAAATTGTTCTACATGCTGGGTAAATAGTAATTTTCAGAATCTAAATAGTCAAATATTTATAAAAGTAACAGGAAACCAAAGAATTTAAGAAAACCCTGGCTGTTCCTTTCTCACATCTGGGATCTGAGGCAGGTATAATGTCAGACCTCTCTCAGCTAAGCCCAGGAGCCCCATCCCAGGGCTCTCCCCTATCCTCAGAGCCAGATGACGTCTCCACTCTTGTCCCACTGCctcagacggggggggggggaagcctacACCTGAGTAAGAGATGCTCCCCACCTGCCTTGCCCCACTTGGGGCTTTTGGCCTCCGTTCTGCTCCCTAGTATGATGGGGCAGATCGGAAGGATGCCTGGGGCTCCTCCATGTGTTGATGGAGGATGTTTGTTTAGAGAGGGGCCTGCCCTGCGTCCAGACTCTGAAGAGCCTCGGGGGCAGATAGGGCAGAATGTAGCCCTGCTGCCCTCTGAAATTTGCCTACAGACAGACCTGGGCAAAACCTAATGTGACATAAGACACCTTCCCACATTCCTCTCTACCTAGTGGCCACCCTACAGACTCACAAGTGATGTGGCCA includes:
- the MYZAP gene encoding myocardial zonula adherens protein isoform X2, which codes for MLRYSSGLTVTRTKPRQPQSRRKANICRLRLTLPPEESWPPWGGTNTAEKTPKQLYQVPGGLSAGDLKHGVVYGVVHRSDDNHNKEMVVYGWSAHQLKEEMRYIRDVRLTLERVRNKMYGEYDEMKRKIQTLSSELTVSHAEQASLENHIQVHEAALESFREMSSSLTSASIELQKTLVDVTLENTVIRDQIQNLKQTHEQSMEKLKEKQKQLETAKVENELLRLKVEGSQEANAEVMREMTRKLYSQYEEKLQEEEQKHKFEKETLLLETNRLLMAIEDANKKMRLTETSLQEKDQRIGELDRLIQRMENERHQLQKQLIEYEVQLQGLDLYDQSSQPRSLKLEEITDSLRERIRHLDDMVLCQQKKVKHMVEEIELQKKKLKEKEIFILQLLEKISFLEGENKELQDRLDYLRETQSRPEVDTRDIGIECDLPASPKSGSQLPLEVLKPARTYRPFMRVLEYSSKHHLLGPAAPCK
- the MYZAP gene encoding myocardial zonula adherens protein isoform X6, which translates into the protein MVVYGWSAHQLKEEMRYIRDVRLTLERVRNKMYGEYDEMKRKIQTLSSELTVSHAEQASLENHIQVHEAALESFREMSSSLTSASIELQKTLVDVTLENTVIRDQIQNLKQTHEQSMEKLKEKQKQLETAKVENELLRLKVEGSQEANAEVMREMTRKLYSQYEEKLQEEEQKHKFEKETLLLETNRLLMAIEDANKKMRLTETSLQEKDQRIGELDRLIQRMENERHQLQKQLIEYEVQLQGLDLYDQSSQPRSLKLEEITDSLRERIRHLDDMVLCQQKKVKHMVEEIELQKKKLKEKEIFILQLLEKISFLEGENKELQDRLDYLRETQSRPEVDTRDIGIECDLPASPKSGSQLPLEVLKPARTYRPFMRVLEYSSKHHLLGPAAPCK
- the MYZAP gene encoding myocardial zonula adherens protein isoform X1, giving the protein MGAPGAAPNGQKNPAAFRRLGRGCQASAPGRLSLEVELAGPRRRSVTMSGGAFRRVFQLGFWLAALARLNANICRLRLTLPPEESWPPWGGTNTAEKTPKQLYQVPGGLSAGDLKHGVVYGVVHRSDDNHNKEMVVYGWSAHQLKEEMRYIRDVRLTLERVRNKMYGEYDEMKRKIQTLSSELTVSHAEQASLENHIQVHEAALESFREMSSSLTSASIELQKTLVDVTLENTVIRDQIQNLKQTHEQSMEKLKEKQKQLETAKVENELLRLKVEGSQEANAEVMREMTRKLYSQYEEKLQEEEQKHKFEKETLLLETNRLLMAIEDANKKMRLTETSLQEKDQRIGELDRLIQRMENERHQLQKQLIEYEVQLQGLDLYDQSSQPRSLKLEEITDSLRERIRHLDDMVLCQQKKVKHMVEEIELQKKKLKEKEIFILQLLEKISFLEGENKELQDRLDYLRETQSRPEVDTRDIGIECDLPASPKSGSQLPLEVLKPARTYRPFMRVLEYSSKHHLLGPAAPCK
- the MYZAP gene encoding myocardial zonula adherens protein isoform X4, coding for MLIQVSTKTNKANICRLRLTLPPEESWPPWGGTNTAEKTPKQLYQVPGGLSAGDLKHGVVYGVVHRSDDNHNKEMVVYGWSAHQLKEEMRYIRDVRLTLERVRNKMYGEYDEMKRKIQTLSSELTVSHAEQASLENHIQVHEAALESFREMSSSLTSASIELQKTLVDVTLENTVIRDQIQNLKQTHEQSMEKLKEKQKQLETAKVENELLRLKVEGSQEANAEVMREMTRKLYSQYEEKLQEEEQKHKFEKETLLLETNRLLMAIEDANKKMRLTETSLQEKDQRIGELDRLIQRMENERHQLQKQLIEYEVQLQGLDLYDQSSQPRSLKLEEITDSLRERIRHLDDMVLCQQKKVKHMVEEIELQKKKLKEKEIFILQLLEKISFLEGENKELQDRLDYLRETQSRPEVDTRDIGIECDLPASPKSGSQLPLEVLKPARTYRPFMRVLEYSSKHHLLGPAAPCK
- the MYZAP gene encoding myocardial zonula adherens protein isoform X5, with translation MGAPGAAPNGQKNPAAFRRLGRGCQASAPGRLSLEVELAGPRRRSVTMSGGAFRRVFQLGFWLAALARLNANICRLRLTLPPEESWPPWGGTNTAEKTPKQLYQVPGGLSAGDLKHGVVYGVVHRSDDNHNKEMVVYGWSAHQLKEEMRYIRDVRLTLERVRNKMYGEYDEMKRKIQTLSSELTVSHAEQASLENHIQVHEAALESFREMSSSLTSASIELQKTLVDVTLENTVIRDQIQNLKQTHEQSMEKLKEKQKQLETAKVENELLRLKVEGSQEANAEVMREMTRKLYSQYEEKLQEEEQKHKFEKETLLLETNRLLMAIEDANKKMRLTETSLQEKDQRIGELDRLIQRMENERHQLQKQLIEYEVQLQGLDLYDQSSQPRSLKLEEITDSLRERIRHLDDMVLCQQKKVKHMVEEVMAHELFSTFSLRFIGR
- the MYZAP gene encoding myocardial zonula adherens protein isoform X3, which encodes MGAPGAAPNGQKNPAAFRRLGRGCQASAPGRLSLEVELAGPRRRSVTMSGGAFRRVFQLGFWLAALARLNANICRLRLTLPPEESWPPWGGTNTAEKTPKQLYQVPGGLSAGDLKHGVVYGVVHRSDDNHNKEMVVYGWSAHQLKEEMRYIRDVRLTLERVRNKMYGEYDEMKRKIQTLSSELTVSHAEQASLENHIQVHEAALESFREMSSSLTSASIELQKTLVDVTLENTVIRDQIQNLKQTHEQSMEKLKEKQKQLETAKVENELLRLKVEGSQEANAEVMREMTRKLYSQYEEKLQEEEQKHKFEKETLLLETNRLLMAIEDANKKMRLTETSLQEKDQRIGELDRLIQRMENERHQLQKQLIEYEVQLQGLDLYDQSSQPRSLKLEEITDSLRERIRHLDDMVLCQQKKVKHMVEEKIRCCFTLNWWWLGPEAPPPPQKAGALYMEQTSGWAGWKRGSSRGNFPGRLPEI